The genomic DNA ctgtcccaacagcagtccccacaccttaccactgctactcctggctatcagcggagccttgtttggcagtgaaacagttaattcagcctaatttacttcctttaaaaaaacatagccgATGTGGTTTctgctgacaattgagatgtacaaactatggcataaggggacggcaagcggataagaggcaatccatgatttcgattaagacattaatgagcgagctgggatggacgtagtcaatataactatttgttcagcacttttgaaatgtacagcaacataattcagaacatggacCGTTCCTAGTGTTCTTCCTGTACACCAATTCAGAACCTtaagataaataaagggggcatataagcagacaacgaaagctcttacaatattcaatgattacatttctctaaaacaggttataggctacatgtgcaccacaaatcagaacagtaggcgaaatgaAGAAGTGAAAATAGACAATTATTAGGGTGATaaacatgggctactaacagcttactacacaacatacacttcgtattactttcttagctatagTATGCATATCAAATAATTTATGCAatagcatacaagacatttttggaaacACTTTCTTGTGCTGtgttcacttgaacaggaaggtggcgcggcggcCCTTCGTTGGCAAATTATGTCATCAAACCtttttacaattccgagttggatgaaagttcaaaatgtattttcccagtcgtagctcgttcccagttgtcttgaactttctgaagtcagattttgcagttccgagttaagttgttttgagcgcggcacaaatcatgctttgttgacagcatggccaatgttgaatgtttatcattttaaactaggaaaagagacccttaatcttagacttTGGACCACACAGctactccactgaatagcaggctaatgatttTGCAATGCTTGCATTTAGTcacactgattccttccaaaccactcatttgttgaatttgcgatttccaactagTTGTGTAATGTtgatggccgatgagcaccgatatgttttacctataatttctcttcatatgacaaggattaaaaaggatttgccagtagagtGTTGATTCATGAGGATAACTGCTGGCTcggattttgaaagtatgatgttgacatgatcagtctaatcaaagctactgtagatatgtgatttgatgtcattttatctgtggccaataactttgagccttcttggatgggcacttctaatgtaactctatgacggcacccaaggggctagaatttcTTTGCTCTActcttagacttggcggtgacgcTGTCCCCTTGAGTGaaagaacactgagccaatcacagcacaACGCTCAGTGTCTTCTTGTCAGGACTTTGTTCATTACGAGGATATCATTCACATTGCATATCAAAAACTAGGCCAGAAGCTTGCTAAATAGTTTGTTGCTAGGAAACATGCCAATGTGACAACTGAATTCAACAATATCAGTTGCTGAAAACCGCTGGTCAAACTACAAATAtgtgggaggatttgacagcatagcgccACTTGCGTCATGACTGCAACATTGAAGGACCGAGGAAATTCATGTTCATCCCATTACTCGCCACGTTAGGTCATCAGATGTCTctgcaaaaacaaacaaatgaatgCTAGCTAGCTTTTTCCCTCGTTCGGCCTGCATTTGCAATGTATCCAATATCCGTTTGTGTGGATGTTGGTTTCGCGTTCTGTAACTTTGTAGCAAGGATGGTCTTGCGTATGCAGTGTATCTGTCCCAGAGACATCCAACTGTCCCGTATATATGTTTTTAATGCCCCTTCTTGCCAATCAGAAAACAGTCTTAAACAATGCTGTAGTCAAAGAACTGATGAATGAACTGTTGCTCACTACATTTAGAGGCTCTTGTTTTCCTGCTCTCCCCACACCAGGGTCTTCCCAATGAGAGTTGGGCCATCAGTAAGATGAACAGTAGTTATGAGGTGTGTGACACCTACCCTGCCCTGCTGGTCATCCCCACTAGCATCAAGGACGACGACCTCAAACGAGTTGTGGCCTTCAGGGCCAGGCACCGCATACCGGTACGTCTGGGGATGTGTGGGGGGGTAGtatgtgtaaaaatatatatatatatatatttttaaaaattaagaTATGTGATTTACCTGTTGGTGCTagctgtgtgtatactgtgtacaTGTTTAAATGTGCTGTTATTTTGAAAGTTTCCTGGAAAGTTTCCTCAAAAGGTATCTTCAAAATTATGCCGAAACTTACCCTGTACCCCGCTAGGTGTTTACCATAAATCCACCCAGAGAGCCAGGCTGCTATAACTCCTTccttcctcgctctctcgcttgttctctctctccttcctcttctttagGTATTGTCATGGATCCACCCGGAGAGCCAGGCCACTATAGTCCGTAGCAGTCAGCCTTTAGTGGGACCCTCTGACCGGCGCTGTAAGGAGGACGAAAGATACCTCCAGACCATCATGGATGCTAACGCACAGTCTCACAAACTCACCATATTTGACGCCCGACAGAGCAGCGTGGCAGACAACAACAAGGTGATCTATTGCAATTTAAGACCGATGTCGTCAACTGGAGACCGTGATGTAAGCATTGGTGTTCAAGCTTAGTTTGACTTGAATCTCAGCTATGTTCTATATCACAACGTGTTTTATGGTGACCGTAAAGGGACCGTAAAGGGACCGTAAAGGGACCGTAAAGGGACGGTATGGTAAATGGTATGTACGGTGTTTTGAGCAATTTTGGTGAATGTCCTCTAACTGTGTCTGCCTGTTTTATGAGGTCACTCTTATGTCACACCACCAGCTCTCCAAGGGCTATTGATTACTAcgtgtctgtttccatctcttctctctcctaccctctctctttttcattttctcttttttttttctcttctcacTTTTCTTTACTCCCTTAACGttttctcttctgtttctcttttGCCACTCCTTTTTTTCGCTCTGCTAAATGtcctttccacccctctctcccccaggctAAGGATGGTGGTTATGAGAGTGAGAGTTTCTATCCCAACGTGGAACTCAACTTCCTGGAGATCCCCAACATCCACGTGATGAGGGAGTCACTGAGGAAACTGAAAGAAGTGGTCTACCCTAGTACAGATGAGGCACACTGGCACTCTGCAGTCGACCAGACACACTGGCTAGAGTACATCCGGGTGAGgactctctctcttgccctcacacgcacatacacacacactggctcaagggagagagacggatacGCACACAACACATTTTCACAAGTCCTtacatatcccccccccccaggtcCTCCTTGCGGGTGCAGTGCGTATAGCTGACAAGCTGGAGTCTGGTAAAACCTCTGTGGTGGTCCACTGTAGTGATGGGTGGGACCGGACAGCCCAGCTCACCTCTCTGGCCATGCTGATGCTGGACAGCCACTACCGCACCCTCAGGGGCTTCCAGGTGAGTAAAAGGgatggggaaagggggaggaagagaatgTTTAAGGGCTGGACAGGGGACGGTCACTACCGCACCCTCAGGGGCTTCCAGGTGAGAAGGAAGgttgggagggaaggaagggaagggaagagaagagcggGAGAGCAGAGTGGTGAGTGAGGAAGGGAAACCTTTGTCTCTCATCATTTGTGTTATAAGTAAAGTATAAGAGGTGTGTCTTCTCAGGTACTGCTGGAGAAGGAGTGGATCAGCTTCGGACACAAGTTCGCCGCggtgagaggagtgtgtgtgatgtccgcattgtttcttgtgtgttttctTAAAGATGTGTGAGaggatctttgtgtgtgtgtgcgtaataaCCTGTGGGTGTGTTTCTCAGCGTGTGGGCCATGGGGATGAGAACCATGCCAATTCGGAGAGATCACCTCTCTTCATCCAATTTATAGACTGTGTCTGGCAGATGACCCGACAGGtgagtgttacacacacacacacacagagacgcacgtACAGaccgacacaaacacacacagtacgtaCATGTAGACACACAACTGGTGAGATttccctgctacacacacacacacacacacacacacacacacacacacacaggtaattgTGTAATAATTGTGTAGTTATACtcaatctgtctttctgtctctttattTGTTCAAAGTTCCCTGCAGCATTTGAGTTCAATGAGTTGTTCCTAATCACCATTCTGGACCACCTCTACAGCTGCCTCTTTGGTACGTTCCTCTACAACAGCGAACAGGAGAGAGTCGTCAATGTAAGTATCATTTCTTCACCAGCGGGGGTGGGAGGCTGAGTATTACAGTCCTCAGCTGGTCTCTTACAGTAAAACTGTCTATGGAATGTTAATTTATTCCTGACCAtctgtctcttcttcttcctccacagGAAGTCCAGACCAAGACAGTCTCTTTATGGTCCTACATCAACAGTCAACCAGAGGACTTCACCAACCCGTTCTATGTGGACTATGAGCACCACGTCCTGTACCCACTGGCTAGTGTTCGACACCTGGAGCTGTGGACCGGGTATTACGTGCGATGGAACCCCCGTATGAGGCCGCAGGTAGGGGTGGTAGTGCGcttgttgagggagggagggaggaaaagtgtgtgtggggggtctgaaatctgtcttgcctactacttacATAAACTGCTTACTGTGTACCAATCGTACTATATTCTATTTAGAAAAACTagatttgaaaaatatatatattttaggttaaggctgtaacgtaacaaaatgtggaaaaagcgaaggggtctgaatactttccaaacgcgctgtatgtttgtgtatatCGTActaaccatgtctctctccccatcagatGCCAGTGCACCAGAACCTGAAGGAGTTGTTGTTCCTGAAagctgagttacagaggaaggTTGAAGAGTTACAGAGAGAAGCATCTTCATCACACGgctctctttcctcttcatcaGAACACACATCATCACCCTCACACAGCGGGGGAACGCCCCTACACACCACCgtctgaatacacacacatacccccaccAACACATTTGTCTTTGTATTCCCCTATTTTTCCACAAGTGTTTTTATCATAGAGAAAATAAGTACACACTTGTAACAAAGTTTTGTTCTTGGTTGTATTCAAATAAGAGAAAAGATATAGGGTAATGTAATTGTTGAAAGAAATATTACAGTATTGAGAGAAATGCACCATAATATTTTGTCGAACATTGAAAGTGTAAATAGAAATAGATGTAACTAATATATTTATACCTACCAAAAGTATACTCTTTAAGAATGACAACAATTTCTAATTGAATTGAATTCATATTTCTAAACTATCAATAGCACTTCTTAACTGCCACATTCCAGTAAGCATGTATTATCAACtcaatggcagcctattccctatagtgcactacttttgaccgggacctatgtcgggaatagggtgccatttggagtgTAGACTGAATaagatctctatctctctgtactAACTTAACCTGATCCAGCTGTGCCATAACTATTCCTCTGTAATATAATGTGCCCCCCCTCttcctgtccgtccgtccgtttAACCTCCTGACTGGAGGTTTACCTTTTTGTGTATGTTGTGTTCCTATCTACACGTTCCATTGAAAGTCTCTGTTGcacgtgtttttttttttacgtcaTTTTTTTCCTATTCAATGTGTGTTTCATTTCTATGCAATGATGATATCCATATGATCTGTATTATATCTTGTATTCTTGTTATCTTTGGTATTCCTTTGTGACTTTTCTTTCGTTGTGCTGACTTTTCTTTCATTGTGGTGACGCCAAATCCTTATTTTAGGTTACCATTTGCACCGAGAGGCTCTCCTTGCCCTCTGCCGACGTTAATCAATGGTAATGTGGTCTGAGCTCATATCCCCTTTGTGGCTTTGAAGACACACTGCAGCAATACTGACATCCTGTGATACCAATATCCTTTTCCTTGAGGATTAGATCAATATCATTTAAGTCTAACTAACCTTAATGTCTTTGATATTGTGTATGGTTCCTACTGTATTATGGTGGTTGTAACTGTTTCTAGTTTCATGTGATTGGTTATAACCACTGTTTCCTGTGTCAAGTTTATGTTCTCATTACTGTGCTGCAACTTCATTGAACTTTTCTGTGGTAAATGTGATTATTTTCCAATTATTGTGACCTAATTGTTTTTCTCTTAGTTATTTTTTGGAGTTGACATGGTCAAATAACTCAAGAATAGATTGGTAACAAATTTTCTAATTTGGCACACAAAACCTAGAGGCCATGAGTAACTTGATAAATAAATCAAACATGTCAACCAACTGGCCTATAGGTGGCGCTGTTATAAGCAGTCTCACTTACCCCCTCATATCCATCGCCCCGTTTGACCTAGAGACTTGAAACATTGTACATAGGTGAACAAATTTGCTTCAAAGACCCATAAGGTCAGGATTGATTTTCCTCCAGCTTGAAAATGTACAAATAACACCAAATTCGGTATGTAGGCCCATCTTTTAACTTCGCTTGAGAAACGCTAAAGTACATtgcgtcaaactcattccacggagggctgagTGTCGGCAGGTTTTCGCTCCATGAATTAGGGTCGCTAAttggggggcggcaggtagcctaatggttggaGCGTGGggccagtaattgaaaggttgctggaCCGAATCCCGAGCTCAccagcagaacgacagatttttatcttgtgagctcgggattcgatccagcaacctttcaattactggccccacgctctaaccattaggctacctgccgccccctaattagtgaccttaattcatcaatcgcTCCTCCCGAGctcacaaggtaaaaatctgtcgttctgctggtgagcaaggcagttaacccaggcgccgaagacgtggatgtctaTTAAGGCAGCCCCaccgcacctctgattcagatgggttgggttaaatgcggaagacacatttcagttgaatacattgttggacaactgacacggcatccctctttccctttattAAGGAACCTGgtggtcttaattgaaaggaaaaaacaaaaacctgcagacactcggccctctgtTTGATACCCCTGATTGGTTAAGAGATGGCTGAGTTATTGATAAATCAGgaaatttgatttgacctgtCTATTTATATTGTAAATCACAATGGCCTGGAATCAAATGGAAATCTTAAGTTTGGCATTGAAATTTAAAAAAGGAAACTTAACAATTTACATTTTTAACTATATAATGGTAATGCATCAAATAATCATAAATCTTCTCATGGACTAAAAGTCAGAAACTCAATTTGGTATTTGGACTCATCACAATAGTGCCTAAGGAGTTTGAGAAATAGTATTAGCACATATTGTAATATGCTAAAAATACTTAAAATCTTCTTCTCCTGAACTAACTACTAAATTACACCAAATTGGTATATGAGACCAAATTGAATGTAGGCCCATAGTTTGAGAAAAGCTAAGGAATTGGTCAAAAGATGGTTGAGTTATTGACAAATCAAAAATCTGATTTTATGTGTACATTCAACTTGAAACTTGTCACTATTTTGGTATTCATATCTTAATTtggtatttatatttttaaaaacaaggaAACTATTAATAGcaaatatttattgaatattcgaaacatacaatatacttgcggtgaagccgctcaacaactacatcataccagtcatccaacagattcccattcagagcgacacacagaagcatccagggtcaatgccctgctcaagggcacgttggcCGATCTAGCATCAGGCCAAAAAACATGAACCAGAACCCTCCAAGAttcccccccacagttccccaatagctgtccctcaaccattcgagacctcTCCCAAGAActacaattaattccattccccacctcCAAGAATCCCCCAataaccaagagaatgaactaaagaaaaaaaaggaaacGACAGAAGCAAACAACgcaaaaaatataataaaaccaaataatacatttaaaacaaaggacatcaaggacaactaaaatcataacagcaatgccaactgtatatgtttgtgtgtgttcttgtatgtttatttgaatgagagtgtgtatatgcatgtggaCAAACACCTGCGTGGCATCAGCCTCCGGCtgattcaaatgtactttttattatgtttcgattattttatgccccaaatattcaacattttgttggtggcaagattCTTTGCAGATGTTACACTCAGATGTAACACTAATGCTCAGAATCATCTGCAATCATATTCTCATGAACCGTAACGGCAGATTCACTCAAGATGTTGTATTTACATCGTTACATCAGTCTAAATGGTTTTCAGTAAAAATAGTTGCCGTATTCAGATATGGCCACACTGTACATATAGACGCACGTTAGCACATATGCTAATGCGAAAAATACTTGAAAAAATCATCTCATGAACCATAAAGCCTGTCGCATGCTTCCCAGTCAAAACAGTTTATGCaaatattatgacaacattttgacGTTTCGGGGGTTTTTTTTGCCGACTGTTCGCACACATCAAAATGTTTCTTGAGGCAAGTCAGTCtggtagccgaagtctacgcccatTGACGGTCAACAGTACTACTCGTAGTAGGAGTGGGAACTATGGacgggattcttcaattaagtgttttTTATTCAACGAGAGACAACTAGTTTTCATGAGAAAAAAATCACTTgataaatactgcaccaaacattagATGTACAATTGCACGACTAAGACCAAAAATGTCAACATTAATTACAGAAttcttgatttatcttagattaattcagacttttttgaggaagtgtatactggctatgttgttgctatgGCGTCTGAAGAGGGACAAACAGTAATATTGTAGCTTCACTCGTTTTTCAAGCAAATGTCTTTTGGGGGCGTATGCCAGTCACAGGAGTTTGCTTCGCCCACACCAGGGCTATAAGAAATGAACCGATGGACATGGGGCCATGGAATTTGGAATATAAACCGTATGTATATGGGCCTTAGAAGCTATGTGAATATTAATTCACTGCTACCtttaaaaaatattgtttttttttaacatttatcTAAATAGGCAAGTCATTAAGAgcaaagtcttatttacaatgatggcctacaccagctaaacctggacgacgctgcgGGTTGTGATATCACGGCgaggtgtgatacagcctggacctTAGTTGGCTGCACCAGACCAGTTGGTGGGACTATAGATGTCAGTGGCACCATTGGATACTAGAGCAATAACTATTGGTCAGGCGGACTTTGCCTCATAAAAATGTGTTAGATTTAAGTTATGCAGACAAACAATGTGAAATATTGCATATTGTTGCCATATTACGTGGGTGGAACatagccaaaccctcccctaacctggatttagctgggccaattgtgcgatgcctcatgggtctcccggtcatgtCCGGCTGTGAGGGGGTATGATCTTTAAccctctttctcactcatcattatttttttattcattcaggattatccgtaatcatggtagcatccacattaatttGGATTAGAAATATTttctattcttatttataataaaagCGACTCAAATTACACTTAATTATTAACCatacatttctattgggcacaaaataatctgaaacacaaccaaaattaACTCACAAGCTAGATGTAGCCATTGCCTCCTAGGAATATGGGATCAAATGCTAAACCTTTGACTACTTTATTGATAAGCATCTTTAGAATTCATTATTGCTCATCCTTATtgagggtgtcaatcatttcagaccccactgtgtACAAACAATTTAGTTTATTTTACTTTTAAGTTAAATGTTTTGAAGGATTACCTGTTGCATTCAAAGATAGCCAacctacagtactagactaaacTTCACTTGCATCATCCTTGTGGTATTGCGAGATAAACATGGTAATGCTTTCACTGATTGAACATAAAGTAAATAGTTCCTACATCagtgatcatcaactagattcagctgcggtCTGATTTTattcttgagcagatggtcacAAATACTTTGTAAATTgcctgcaagaagcccaaacaaatATAATACTTGACTAAAACATTATTTCAAACTTAGCTTACAATTGTATACGATCACATGTTATGCTttggaatactttggaacagatttccataattaaaatcacttggagctgatttggtgtttattttatgtccaacaataaaaattaaataaaacttttttctcagaaaacttgggggacCACATAAAATCACCTACGGGTCAAATTTAGCCTGCGGGCCACCAGATGGGGAACCCTGTCCTACATGATGGAGTGATTGCTTTGTTATCCAACTGATTTTGTGTCTTTCctgtcatcctgtgaaccccgATCATTGCTGCTCACAGATTTTTTTaccatgtgtttttttttcagtCATCTAACATGTCAAGCATTCGGTATTATCCTTTGGTGCTTCTGTGAATACTCTAAATTAATCCCAACCCCCTTGGAAACCCCCTGCATATGAACTAGCCTGAGTGCCTGTCTGTTTGTGTTATCATGCCTACTCCCTGTTACACCAAACTGTTTGTcttgacaatgacagcaatggagttggcaagaACAGAAACAGACTTGCACCCAGTCCAGTGTTTGAGCCATTGTCAATAAAAACCTTCAGACATTCCACAGATATAAAAAATGAAAGCAGAGTCCAGAGTCTTGGGGTTTCTTTTCTTTTCAAATTATTTTATTGGGTTTCATTGATTGATGAATGTTGTTCCATAATGTATTGccagtgagagtgagagacagcagTGAGATATAGTATAGAACTGCAGCAGTATAGAAAGCCTCAGTAGGAATCATCACATTTCTGTTGTTAGTATAAGATTTATCCAAGATTGTCCAACATTCAGATGCTCATTGTTAGTTAGAAAACCAGTGGCAttcattgactgtgtgtgtgtgtgtgtgtgtgtgtgtgagtgtgagtgtgagtgtgagtgtgtgtgtgtgtgtgtgtgtgtgtgtgtgtgtgcgcatacatgtcaaatgtgtgttttgtgtgtgtgtgattgcgcatacatctgcgtgcgtgcgtgcgtaaattgtgtgtgtgtcgttCAGTTGACAGGCACTAGTGAATCAGGCGTGGATTCTGTGCATGCAGAAGGCCATATTGTTAGTACGTATCTGAAGTGAATGCTACAGTCGGAATACATTGTTTACATTGCGATGTCATAAGAGCCCTGCGTTCTTACTTCTAACTGGTCAGTGGGGTTGGAGTGACAGCTAGTGCAACGACTGGATGACGTCGCTCTAGAATGAGATAAAGAAGAGTGAGACAGTGGTGTAATAGATCATTCTTAATGAAGTACATCTGCACTGGAACCAAATTGAACTGTCTCCAAGAACACCCTATTTCCTAGatattagtgcactacatttaaacAGAGCCACCAGTGAATGGAACTGGATAGGAGAACTTGGCACTCTTGCGCACTTCCAGGTTTCTATTATGACGACATGCCGGTCCAATCCTTATTGTTCTCATCCTAGACTTCACTGCCAGGTCATACATACCTTCACATTCAACCACCAACTACTACTCCTGATCCAAATACATTATCATCAGACCAAGCCTACCaatgctagcctggtcccagagctgtttgtgctcttgccagcTCCTTTGCTGTCATGCGTCAAGTCATAAGGAGTTGGCGAGAGAGCAGAAACATACTGGCGCCCAGGCGTTCTCAATGCAAACCCAATGAGGAAAACTTCCAAAGACTACTGCTACATATCCCAAAACATGCATTGTATTTCTGTACAGTTCCATTATATCCCATACGGTCGTATGTGTAGCAGAGGAGCCCCTAGATTTAAGGCAATCCATCTGCTGCTATGTCGGTTACCTTTAGTTCCCAGTTATCGTAAACCATAGAAACCAAGGGAAACGTCGAAGCCGTAGGACTGCAAACTACTGGGCAGCGTCTCCTAGGTCATTGACTCGTATACTACTGTATATACGTTTCCTTACGTCTTTGAAAACTTGACATCATCTAATTTCCAAATCAGGCAAATTATCCATACTGCATCCAAGAGGGACAATAATACCATTCAAAACCATAGTACACCATAGTATAGCATAGTACCACAAGAGTACACCATACCACGAGAGTAAACCATAGTACCACAAGATAATCATCTCACAGGCAATTCTGACACACACAACTCAgtgctcatcaaatcaaattctctTATATCTACCAAGCCTATAACAAGTCTATGACGGGATGGTGGGATTCTTCACCCTAACAGTCTCAATCCACGTTTAAAAAGTGAATATTTTTGAGGAATTTCTATGTCATTTTATTTTGGGGATCTTTATGTAGCTATGTGACGTTATCATGTGGAAGACACTCCTGAACATTCAATTGGTCCAGAATCGAATGTCTTCACATGTGTGTTTTCTTTTTGGTTGTGCCCAAAACTACCTCGGATGCAATAGTAAAAAGAAAGGGGGTGCCTTCCTCTACTGTTTAGTGGCAGTTATACAGTGAAACATTCAACCCAAAGCACAACACTAAGATCTGATATCTGAAAATCTTCCAATGGTCAAATCCATCAATGCTACATCTTTGGTGGGTTTTTTAACATCTTTGCTACGAGCGAAAAGCACCGCAGTAGGCGCTGTCGCATCTGAGTTAAGAGAAAGATTACATTCGTTTAACAttcgttgttgttgtttttttgtgtgtaagcaCAGATCTCAGTCACTGGGGTGGGGGCGGGGGGGGTttagccatagaaatagaatgcaTAGAATGGACACATGCCCTTAGACCACGGGAATTCAATTGGTAGTTCCCATAGAAATATTATCTCTACTTCCCACACCATTGTTGCATGTGTGGAACACTGAGAAAATTCTATCCAT from Oncorhynchus tshawytscha isolate Ot180627B linkage group LG15, Otsh_v2.0, whole genome shotgun sequence includes the following:
- the mtmr1a gene encoding myotubularin-related protein 1 isoform X5, which produces MALWFYVLGSQRRNQAGPDGRGSTGSGRDHQGSKDVMYICPFTGLVTGTLTSTNYKLYFISLERDTPFILDVNLGAISRLETISVQSHGENTQGMEIVCKDMRSPRFAYKKEDASQPEIVEVLTKHTFPLSNGLPLFAFLYKEKFLVDGWKVYDPISEYKRQGLPNESWAISKMNSSYEVCDTYPALLVIPTSIKDDDLKRVVAFRARHRIPVLSWIHPESQATIVRSSQPLVGPSDRRCKEDERYLQTIMDANAQSHKLTIFDARQSSVADNNKAKDGGYESESFYPNVELNFLEIPNIHVMRESLRKLKEVVYPSTDEAHWHSAVDQTHWLEYIRVLLAGAVRIADKLESGKTSVVVHCSDGWDRTAQLTSLAMLMLDSHYRTLRGFQVLLEKEWISFGHKFAARVGHGDENHANSERSPLFIQFIDCVWQMTRQFPAAFEFNELFLITILDHLYSCLFGTFLYNSEQERVVNEVQTKTVSLWSYINSQPEDFTNPFYVDYEHHVLYPLASVRHLELWTGYYVRWNPRMRPQMPVHQNLKELLFLKAELQRKVEELQREASSSHGSLSSSSEHTSSPSHSGGTPLHTTV